A DNA window from Vigna angularis cultivar LongXiaoDou No.4 chromosome 1, ASM1680809v1, whole genome shotgun sequence contains the following coding sequences:
- the LOC108327752 gene encoding S-adenosylmethionine decarboxylase proenzyme 4-like gives MAKNFKLTPLNMSIISLIPYAHHLGLTLSSCRYTRVSFIFPKSQPFPHTSFKDEVTYLQDTIPSNLCFRKASIMPSKSSSHSWHVFTTNDSTHALPHLSYDHHNELLFTMEICMTELDPILALKFFRPPEDGKSSDSAGKEMTELTGINKINPDALMYDFAFDPCRYSMNGMDGDWYSTIHVTLEDDFSYASFEWVGSINKKKELFYGPVGKILMKIVRPEYSSPM, from the coding sequence ATGGCCAAGAATTTTAAACTGACACCTTTGAATATGTCCATTATTTCCTTGATCCCATATGCTCACCACTTAGGCCTCACCCTCTCCTCTTGCCGCTACACCAGAGTAAGCTTCATCTTCCCCAAGTCACAACCTTTCCCCCACACCAGCTTTAAGGATGAGGTTACCTACTTGCAAGACACAATCCCTTCAAACCTCTGCTTCAGAAAAGCCTCCATCATGCCCTCAAAATCTTCTTCACACTCTTGGCATGTCTTCACAACCAACGACAGCACACACGCTCTACCCCACCTGTCCTATGATCACCACAACGAGTTACTATTCACCATGGAGATCTGTATGACCGAGCTGGACCCCATCCTCGCACTCAAGTTTTTCCGACCACCAGAGGACGGAAAATCCAGCGACTCTGCCGGGAAGGAGATGACGGAGCTCACCGGGATAAACAAAATCAACCCGGACGCCCTTATGTATGACTTCGCGTTTGACCCGTGTAGGTATTCTATGAATGGCATGGACGGGGATTGGTACTCCACCATCCACGTCACTCTAGAGGACGATTTCAGTTACGCTAGCTTCGAGTGGGTCGGCTCCATCAACAAGAAGAAGGAGTTGTTTTATGGCCCAGTAGgcaaaattttaatgaaaattgtgCGACCAGAGTATTCAAGCCCAATGTAA
- the LOC108322955 gene encoding succinate dehydrogenase subunit 6, mitochondrial: MADNSQGSSSQSYWEGYKEFWSERFSFLENYSKFIKRDKPIPSWSSSDVEEFIASDPVHGPVLKSAREAVQFGIGGSALGALFTAGYAWKYSRSLHGAGLSFLAGGIFGWTFGHEIANHALQLYRVDTLTAEVKFLEWWNKKSGGY; encoded by the exons ATGGCAGACAATTCGCAAGGTTCGTCATCCCAGTCATATTGGGAAGGTTACAAGGAGTTTTGGTCAGAGAGGTTTTCCTTTTTGGAAAACTACTCAAAGTTCATCAAGCGTGATAAACCCATCCCTTCCTGGTCCAGCTCTGACGTCGAGGAGTTTATCGCTTCTGATCCTGTTCATGGACCCGTT CTGAAAAGTGCCAGGGAGGCAGTGCAATTTGGCATCGGAGGAAGTGCTTTGGGAGCATTGTTTACTGCTGGCTATGCCTGGAAATATTCAAGGAGTTTACATG GCGCTGGATTGTCATTTTTAGCCGGAGGTATATTTGGTTGGACTTTTGGACATGAAATCGCAAATCATGCTCTTCAACTTTACAGGGTAGACACATTGACTGCGGAGGTGAAGTTTCTGGAGTGGTGGAATAAGAAGAGTGGAGGGTATTAA
- the LOC108339928 gene encoding uncharacterized protein LOC108339928, which yields MAFSSAFQERLHQMDCTRIQRLSLLQAEKESQADKSRALASKLANIRASEQRCSWLDHKIASQNFKLLALKCQIENLEAKHDSLSLQLRSLQNEVEELEELRDTRECFYEAKRIEMRKFKEIAESFVVNCRTEVESLRNRVNLLKSSFMELKSNSGNSCNSEITAAEMRRLELQAEKDNMCRIIDCNHQIKAQLQKQLQIILMTQTQDKSVTANYSST from the exons ATGGCGTTTTCCTCCGCATTTCAGGAGCGTCTCCACCAGATGGACTGTACTCGAATCCAACGCCTCTCTCTTCTTCAG GCCGAGAAGGAGTCGCAAGCCGACAAGTCCCGAGCTTTGGCTTCGAAGCTCGCAAACATCAGAGCCTCAGAGCAGAGGTGCTCCTGGCTCGATCACAAAATCGCGTCTCAGAATTTCAAGCTTCTCGCTCTCAAGTGTCAAATCGAGAACCTCGAAGCCAAGCATGATTCGCTTTCATTGCAACTCAG GTCGTTGCAGAACGAGGTGGAGGAGCTCGAGGAATTGCGCGACACGAGAGAGTGCTTTTACGAGGCCAAGAGGATAGAAATGAGGAAATTCAAGGAAATTGCTGAGAGCTTTGTGGTGAATTGTAGAACGGAAGTTGAGAGTTTGAGGAATAGAGTGAACCTG CTGAAGTCCTCTTTCATGGAACTTAAAAGTAACAGTGGCAACTCTTGCAATTCCGAAATAACTGCTGCTGAAATGAGAAGGTTGGAACTCCAGGCTGAAAAGGACAATATGTGTAGAATCATTGATTGCAACCACCAAATCAAAGCACAGTTGCAAAAGCAGCTTCAGATTATTCTGATGACGCAAACACAAGATAAAAGTGTCACTGCTAACTATTCGTCTACTTGA